One genomic region from Panthera tigris isolate Pti1 chromosome D1, P.tigris_Pti1_mat1.1, whole genome shotgun sequence encodes:
- the DLAT gene encoding dihydrolipoyllysine-residue acetyltransferase component of pyruvate dehydrogenase complex, mitochondrial produces MWRVCARRARNVAPRAGFGARWTALREDPGAPCVTPRAGAAPARCSSGTAGYGRVRALCGWSPSSWATPRNRLALQLLGSPSRRCYSLPPHQKVPLPSLSPTMQAGTIARWEKKEGEKINEGELIAEVETDKATVGFESLEECYMAKILVAEGTRDVPVGAIICITVEKPEDIEAFKNYTLDSAAAPTPQAAAAPTPAAPASPPTPSAQAPGSSYPTHMQVVLPALSPTMTMGTVQRWEKKVGEKLSEGDLLAEIETDKATIGFEVQEEGYLAKILIPEGTRDVPLGTPLCIIVEKEEDIPAFADYRPTEVTDLKPQAPPSPPPPVAPVPPTPQPVAPTPSATRPTTPAGPKGRLFVSPLAKKLAAEKGIDLTQVKGTGPDGRIIKKDIDSFVPTKAAPAPAAAVPAPGPGVAPVPTGVFTDVPVSNIRRVIAQRLMQSKQTIPHYYLSIDVNMGEVLLVRKELNKMLEGRSKISVNDFIIKASALACLKVPEANSSWLDTVIRQNHVVDISVAVSTPAGLITPIVFNAHIKGLEAIANDVVSLATKAREGKLQPHEFQGGTFTISNLGMFGIKNFSAIINPPQACILAIGASEDRLVPADNEKGFDVASMMSVTLSCDHRVVDGAVGAQWLAEFRKYLEKPITMLL; encoded by the exons ATGTGGCGAGTCTGTGCTCGACGGGCACGGAATGTGGCCCCAAGGGCAGGATTCGGGGCTCGGTGGACCGCCTTGCGGGAGGACCCGGGAGCTCCCTGCGTGACCCCGCGGGCTGGCGCGGCTCCGGCTCGTTGCAGCAGCGGGACCGCGGGGTATGGCAGGGTCCGCGCACTCTGCGGGTGGAGCCCCAGCTCGTGGGCCACACCGAGGAATCGCCTCGCGCTGCAGCTTTTGGGATCGCCTAGCCGCCGCTGTTACAGCCTGCCCCCGCATCAGAAG gTTCCATtgccctctctttcccccacAATGCAGGCAGGCACCATAGCCcgttgggaaaaaaaggaaggggaaaaaatcaatgaGGGTGAACTAATTGCAGAG GTCGAAACTGATAAGGCCACTGTTGGATTTGAGAGCCTGGAGGAGTGTTACATGGCAAAGATACTTGTGGCTGAAGGTACCAGAGATGTTCCAGTTGGAGCAATCATCTGCATCACAGTTGAGAA gCCTGAGGATATTGAGGCCTTTAAAAATTACACACTGGATTCCGCGGCAGCACCTACCCCGCAAGCAGCCGCAGCACCAACCCCCGCTGCCCCTGCTTCACCACCCACACCTTCTGCTCAGGCTCCTGGTAGCTCCTATCCCACTCACATGCAG GTGGttcttcctgccctctctcccaccaTGACCATGGGCACAGTtcagagatgggaaaaaaaagtgggtgAGAAGCTAAGTGAAGGAGATTTATTGGCAGAGATAGAGACTGACAAGGCCACTATAG GTTTTGAAGTACAGGAAGAGGGTTACCTGGCAAAAATCCTGATCCCTGAAGGCACAAGAGATGTCCCTCTAGGAACCCCACTCTGTATCAttgtagaaaaagaggaagatataCCAGCATTTGCTGACTATAGGCCAACTGAAGTAACTGATTTAAAACCACAAGCACCACCATCTCCTCCACCCCCG GTGGCCCCTGTTCCTCCAACTCCCCAACCTGTAGCCCCTACACCTTCAGCCACCCGCCCTACTACTCCTGCTGGACCAAAGGGAAGGTTGTTCGTTAGTCCTCTTGCAAAGAAATTGGCAGCAGAGAAAGGGATTGACCTTACGCAGGTAAAAG GGACGGGACCAGATGGCAGAATCATCAAGAAGGATATCGACTCTTTTGTGCCTACTAAAGCTGCTCCT GCTCCAGCAGCTGCTGTGCCTGCCCCGGGTCCAGGAGTGGCACCCGTTCCCACAGGTGTCTTCACAGATGTCCCAGTCAGCAACATTCGCCGA GTTATTGCACAGCGGTTAATGCAGTCTAAGCAAACCATACCTCATTATTACCTTTCCATTGACGTAAATATGGGAGAAGTTTTGTTGGTACGGAAAGAACTTAATAAG ATGTTAGAAGGGAGAAGCAAAATTTCTGTCAATGACTTCATCATAAAAGCTTCAGCTTTGGCATGTTTAAAAGTTCCTGAAGCCAATTCTTCTTGGCTGGACACAGTTATAAGACA AAATCATGTAGTTGATATCAGTGTTGCAGTCAGCACTCCTGCAGGACTCATTACACCTATTGTATTTAATGCACATATAAAAGGACTGGAAGCCATTGCTAATGATGTTGTTTCTTTAGCAACCAAAGCACGAGAGGGTAAACTCCAGCCTCATGAGTTCCAG GGTGGTACTTTTACAATATCTAATTTAGGGATGTTTGGAATTAAGAACTTCTCTGCTATTATTAACCCACCTCAAGCATGTATTTTGGCGATTGGTGCTTCAGAGGATAGACTGGTTCCAGCAGATAATGAAAAAGG aTTTGATGTGGCTAGCATGATGTCTGTTACACTCAGTTGTGACCATCGGGTTGTGGATGGAGCAGTTGGAGCCCAGTGGCTTGCTGAGTTTAGAAAGTACCTTGAGAAACCTATCACCATGTTGTTATAA